A genomic window from Populus nigra chromosome 7, ddPopNigr1.1, whole genome shotgun sequence includes:
- the LOC133698182 gene encoding uncharacterized protein LOC133698182 isoform X1: MAVLSRFARATRSWRTIPSSSLRTLNPSRATSCDLPPPTPLFLRSFNHQIHSSSSEILRPRWASNANELPNSLFPALLASFIGVGMLQVAHADSDENASKPPLPSESSPSSYGDLEEIAKKERQRIEELLKSKGIKYGSFPRFTIAVKGQKVTIKFQIPPACDTPQLIANLVSNLGVKVDERGAGSDMSLRAWDSAVAWQLTLNYPEKQKEISGERGHSGDMKVPEGDLCILLFRSLISSDKAEVEFIKSGSLSTTELDAFVSVLQLAGSKLRPLDRKPAEGSARVPSADKSVASLESMGVRIYGLDEPLVNSSSNDISWENIAGYDQQKREIEDTILLALQSPEVYDDIARGTRRKFESNRPRAVLFEGPPGTGKTSCARVIATQAGVPLLYVPLEVVMSKYYGESERLLGKVFTLANEIPNGAIIFLDEVDSFAAARDSEMHEATRRILSVLLRQIDGFEQDKKVVVIAATNRKQDLDPALISRFDSMITFGLPDRQNRQEIAAQYAKHLTESELEEFARVTEDMSGRDIRDVCQQAERSWASKIIRGQASKDGEQGNLPPLAEYTESAMNRRKALASIAEQKSQGSIMRPQKPQLDTC, translated from the exons ATGGCGGTGTTGAGTCGATTCGCGAGAGCAACTAGGTCATGGCGAACAATCCCCTCCTCCTCTCTTAGAACCCTAAACCCTTCACGTGCCACCTCATGTGACCTTCCTCCTCCCACCCCCCTCTTTCTCC GTTCTTTTAATCACCAAATTCATTCAAGTTCATCAGAAATTCTACGGCCCAGATGGGCTTCTAATGCTAATGAGCTGCCGAACTCTTTATTTCCAGCATTACTAGCTAGTTTCATTGGAGTTGGAATGTTACAAGTAGCCCATGCAGATTCTGATGAG AATGCTAGTAAACCTCCTTTGCCATCAGAATCTTCTCCTTCGAGTTACGGTGACTTGGAGGAGATTGCTAAGAAAGAACGGCAGCGAATTGAAGAGTTACTTAAAAGCAAAGGAATCAAATATGGGTCTTTTCCTCGCTTCACTATTGCTGTGAAGGGCCAAAAG GTTACAATCAAGTTCCAAATTCCACCTGCATGTGATACGCCACAGTTGATTGCAAACCTTGTTTCTAATCTTGGAGTGAAGGTCGATGAGCGTGGTGCTGGTTCAGATATGTCATTACGTGCTTGGGACAG TGCAGTTGCCTGGCAATTAACACTTAATTATCCAGAGAAACAGAAGGAAATCAGTGGGGAAAGGGGGCATTCAGGAGATATGAAAGTGCCCGAGGGAGATCTATGCATCCTCTTATTTCGTTCACTCATAAGTTCAGATAAAGCT GAAGTTGAGTTTATAAAGAGTGGGAGCTTGAGCACCACAGAGCTTGATGCTTTTGTGTCTGTTTTACAATTAGCTGGTAGTAAATTAAGGCCCCTGGACAGAAAACCAGCGGAAGGTTCTGCACGGGTGCCATCTGCGGACAAATCAGTTGCCAGTTTAGAGTCCATGGGAGTAAGAATATATGGACTTGATGAACCCCTTGTGAATTCTTCTAGCAATGATATATCATGGGAAAATATTGCTGGATATGATCAGCAAAAAAG AGAGATAGAAGACACAATCTTATTGGCTCTTCAAAGTCCTGAAGTATATGATGATATTGCTCGTGGGACTCGGCGCAAGTTTGAGTCAAATAGACCTCGAGCTGTGCTTTTTGAAGGTCCACCAG GTACAGGGAAGACATCTTGTGCACGTGTCATTGCTACTCAAGCG GGTGTCCCATTGCTGTATGTACCACTGGAGGTTGTCATGTCAAAATATTATGGAGAAAGTGAACGCTTGCTGGGAAAAGTTTTCACACTTGCAAATGAGATCCCTAATGGTGCTATTATATTTCTAGACGAG GTTGATTCATTTGCTGCTGCTCGAGACAGTGAAATGCATGAAGCCACTCGTAGAATCTTGTCAGTTCTGTTGCGACAG ATTGATGGATTTGAACAGGATAAGAAAGTGGTAGTAATTGCCGCGACAAATAGAAAACAAGACCTTGACCCTGCTTTAATCAG TCGGTTTGATTCAATGATTACCTTTGGCCTACCTGATCGGCAGAATCGACAGGAAATAGCTGCCCAGTATGCGAAGCACCTAACAGAATCTGAGTTGGAGGAATTTGCTAGAGTAACAGAGGA CATGTCTGGAAGAGACATTAGAGATGTGTGTCAACAGGCAGAACGGTCATGGGCATCGAAG ATAATTCGAGGACAAGCGAGTAAAGATGGAGAACAAGGAAATCTTCCACCTCTGGCAGAATACACTGAGAGCGCCATGAATAGAAGGAAGGCTCTAGCTAGTATTGCAGAACAGAAAAGCCAAGGTTCTATCATGCGCCCACAGAAACCTCAATTGGATACATGTTAG
- the LOC133698184 gene encoding uncharacterized protein At4g22160-like: MADAADRTRQNRAEENRLKHACDAGMVSGEIPSDSEDSNNPPSSDSVSSVSPPRLADLAANFRVFSETMARMDLAEMEMIKAREASRLEAEKRRMELEAELTRMMLQTRLRIASIVAGKGMGSKRKRAGEEEEEMPISSREGALLLNLLQCNNFF, from the exons ATGGCAGACGCAGCCGATCGAACCAGACAGAACAGGGCCGAGGAAAACCGCTTAAAGCATGCCTGCGACGCTGGAATGGTGTCTGGTGAAATCCCTTCAGACAGTGAGGATTCTAATAATCCACCGAGTTCTGACTCTGTAAGCTCCGTGTCACCACCAAGACTTGCTGATCTTGCAGCGAACTTCCGAGTCTTTTCTGAGACAATGGCAAGGATGGACCTTGCGGAGATGGAGATGATCAAGGCAAGAGAGGCTTCAAGGTTGGAGGCAGAGAAGAGGAGGATGGAGTTGGAGGCTGAGTTGACTCGAATGATGCTGCAGACTCGGTTGCGGATTGCTTCGATTGTGGCAGGGAAAGGAATGGGAAGCAAGAGGAAACGAGCTggtgaagaagaggaggagatgCCCATCTCGTCAAG GGAAGGAGCTTTGCTACTAAATTTGCTACAATGCAACAACTTCTTTTGA
- the LOC133698271 gene encoding uncharacterized protein LOC133698271 has translation MDSPQRISIKEPQAILSPCSSARRRRRTSNCSNSPEFEFWMVRNPSFPQPNLVSADELFVDGVLLPLHLLHQPNNNNNNSHPDPDPDSPEPEPEPPNAQPDPGPEISPASITIEPTSSSKRWKDMIFKKGDKKTSTAAKKQEEKDKDRDRDKKREKRSQSGASSAELNIINIWPFSRSRSAGNSVTRPKLFPGAPGTRKVSSAPCSRSNSAGESKSRKSWPSSPSRPGVHVGRSSPVWQARRGGSSGMKSSFPEPVVRSGEKLSSKKEVTEPGRGKNIANGNGSTRAKVLNINVPVCIGYRNHLSCRSDENSAVGARGSGGGKNVAGSCTDGSSATNSTINAGNGGNLFNFRSLFSKKVY, from the coding sequence ATGGACAGCCCACAAAGAATATCCATTAAAGAACCTCAAGCAATCCTCTCTCCATGCAGCAGTGctagaaggaggaggagaacaAGCAATTGTTCAAACTCACCCGAATTCGAGTTCTGGATGGTCAGAAACCCATCTTTCCCTCAACCAAATCTTGTTTCTGCTGATGAGCTCTTTGTTGATGGTGTCCTCCTCCCTCTCCACCTCCTCCACCAacccaacaacaacaataacaacagccACCCTGACCCTGACCCTGACTCACCCGAACCCGAACCCGAACCACCCAACGCTCAACCTGACCCTGGACCAGAAATTTCACCAGCAAGCATAACCATAGAGCCAACCTCAAGCTCAAAGAGATGGAAAGATATGATATTCAAGAAAGGTGACAAGAAAACTTCAACAGCAGCcaagaaacaagaagaaaaggataaagacagagacagagacaagaagagagagaaaaggagtcAGAGTGGAGCGAGTTCAGCTGAGttgaatatcatcaacatatggCCATTTTCACGCAGTAGATCCGCAGGGAACAGTGTGACCCGACCCAAGTTGTTTCCCGGGGCCCCTGGAACCCGGAAGGTTAGCAGTGCCCCTTGTTCAAGGAGTAATTCAGCAGGGGAATCCAAATCAAGAAAGTCTTGGCCAAGTAGTCCGAGTCGACCCGGTGTCCATGTGGGTCGGAGCAGCCCGGTTTGGCAGGCTCGACGTGGAGGTAGTTCCGGTATGAAGAGTAGTTTCCCCGAACCCGTGGTTCGGAGTGGTGAAAAATTGAGCAGCAAAAAAGAAGTTACCGAGCCTGGCCGCGGTAAGAACATAGCAAATGGCAATGGCAGCACTAGAGCAAAGGTTTTGAATATAAATGTTCCCGTGTGTATTGGTTATAGAAACCATTTGAGCTGTAGAAGTGATGAAAATAGTGCTGTTGGTGCCCGCGGCAGCGGCGGTGGCAAGAATGTTGCCGGTAGTTGCACTGATGGTAGTAGTGCTACCAATAGCACCATAAATGCTGGAAATGGTGGCAATCTTTTCAATTTTCGCAGCCTCTTCTCAAAAAAGGTTTATTAA
- the LOC133698182 gene encoding uncharacterized protein LOC133698182 isoform X2: protein MAVLSRFARATRSWRTIPSSSLRTLNPSRATSCSFNHQIHSSSSEILRPRWASNANELPNSLFPALLASFIGVGMLQVAHADSDENASKPPLPSESSPSSYGDLEEIAKKERQRIEELLKSKGIKYGSFPRFTIAVKGQKVTIKFQIPPACDTPQLIANLVSNLGVKVDERGAGSDMSLRAWDSAVAWQLTLNYPEKQKEISGERGHSGDMKVPEGDLCILLFRSLISSDKAEVEFIKSGSLSTTELDAFVSVLQLAGSKLRPLDRKPAEGSARVPSADKSVASLESMGVRIYGLDEPLVNSSSNDISWENIAGYDQQKREIEDTILLALQSPEVYDDIARGTRRKFESNRPRAVLFEGPPGTGKTSCARVIATQAGVPLLYVPLEVVMSKYYGESERLLGKVFTLANEIPNGAIIFLDEVDSFAAARDSEMHEATRRILSVLLRQIDGFEQDKKVVVIAATNRKQDLDPALISRFDSMITFGLPDRQNRQEIAAQYAKHLTESELEEFARVTEDMSGRDIRDVCQQAERSWASKIIRGQASKDGEQGNLPPLAEYTESAMNRRKALASIAEQKSQGSIMRPQKPQLDTC from the exons ATGGCGGTGTTGAGTCGATTCGCGAGAGCAACTAGGTCATGGCGAACAATCCCCTCCTCCTCTCTTAGAACCCTAAACCCTTCACGTGCCACCTCAT GTTCTTTTAATCACCAAATTCATTCAAGTTCATCAGAAATTCTACGGCCCAGATGGGCTTCTAATGCTAATGAGCTGCCGAACTCTTTATTTCCAGCATTACTAGCTAGTTTCATTGGAGTTGGAATGTTACAAGTAGCCCATGCAGATTCTGATGAG AATGCTAGTAAACCTCCTTTGCCATCAGAATCTTCTCCTTCGAGTTACGGTGACTTGGAGGAGATTGCTAAGAAAGAACGGCAGCGAATTGAAGAGTTACTTAAAAGCAAAGGAATCAAATATGGGTCTTTTCCTCGCTTCACTATTGCTGTGAAGGGCCAAAAG GTTACAATCAAGTTCCAAATTCCACCTGCATGTGATACGCCACAGTTGATTGCAAACCTTGTTTCTAATCTTGGAGTGAAGGTCGATGAGCGTGGTGCTGGTTCAGATATGTCATTACGTGCTTGGGACAG TGCAGTTGCCTGGCAATTAACACTTAATTATCCAGAGAAACAGAAGGAAATCAGTGGGGAAAGGGGGCATTCAGGAGATATGAAAGTGCCCGAGGGAGATCTATGCATCCTCTTATTTCGTTCACTCATAAGTTCAGATAAAGCT GAAGTTGAGTTTATAAAGAGTGGGAGCTTGAGCACCACAGAGCTTGATGCTTTTGTGTCTGTTTTACAATTAGCTGGTAGTAAATTAAGGCCCCTGGACAGAAAACCAGCGGAAGGTTCTGCACGGGTGCCATCTGCGGACAAATCAGTTGCCAGTTTAGAGTCCATGGGAGTAAGAATATATGGACTTGATGAACCCCTTGTGAATTCTTCTAGCAATGATATATCATGGGAAAATATTGCTGGATATGATCAGCAAAAAAG AGAGATAGAAGACACAATCTTATTGGCTCTTCAAAGTCCTGAAGTATATGATGATATTGCTCGTGGGACTCGGCGCAAGTTTGAGTCAAATAGACCTCGAGCTGTGCTTTTTGAAGGTCCACCAG GTACAGGGAAGACATCTTGTGCACGTGTCATTGCTACTCAAGCG GGTGTCCCATTGCTGTATGTACCACTGGAGGTTGTCATGTCAAAATATTATGGAGAAAGTGAACGCTTGCTGGGAAAAGTTTTCACACTTGCAAATGAGATCCCTAATGGTGCTATTATATTTCTAGACGAG GTTGATTCATTTGCTGCTGCTCGAGACAGTGAAATGCATGAAGCCACTCGTAGAATCTTGTCAGTTCTGTTGCGACAG ATTGATGGATTTGAACAGGATAAGAAAGTGGTAGTAATTGCCGCGACAAATAGAAAACAAGACCTTGACCCTGCTTTAATCAG TCGGTTTGATTCAATGATTACCTTTGGCCTACCTGATCGGCAGAATCGACAGGAAATAGCTGCCCAGTATGCGAAGCACCTAACAGAATCTGAGTTGGAGGAATTTGCTAGAGTAACAGAGGA CATGTCTGGAAGAGACATTAGAGATGTGTGTCAACAGGCAGAACGGTCATGGGCATCGAAG ATAATTCGAGGACAAGCGAGTAAAGATGGAGAACAAGGAAATCTTCCACCTCTGGCAGAATACACTGAGAGCGCCATGAATAGAAGGAAGGCTCTAGCTAGTATTGCAGAACAGAAAAGCCAAGGTTCTATCATGCGCCCACAGAAACCTCAATTGGATACATGTTAG